tggggggagggctaggagccaggactcctgggttctctcccagctcggggacgggagtgggggctggtggtttggggggagggctaggagccaggactcctgggttctctcccagctcgggGACGggcgtgggggctggtggtttggggggagggctaggagccaggactcctgggttctctcccagctcgggGACGggcgtgggggctggtggtttggggggagggctaggagccaggactcctgggttctctcccagctcgggGACGggcgtgggggctggtggtttggggggagggctaggagccaggactcctgggttctctcccagctcggggacgggagtgggggctggtggtttggggggagggctaggagccaggactcctgggttctctcccagctcggggacgggagtgggggctggtggtttggggggagggctaggagccaggactcctgggttctctcccagctcgggGACGggcgtgggggctggtggtttggggggagggctaggagccaggactcctgggttctctcccagctcggggacgggagtgggggctggtggtttggggggagggctaggagccaggactcctgggttctctcccagctcggggacgggagtgggggctggtggtttggggggagggctaggagccaggactcctgggttctctcccagctcggggacgggagtgggggctggtggtttggggggagggctaggagccaggactcctgggttctctcccagctcgggGACGggcgtgggggctggtggtttggggggagggctaggagccaggactcctgggttctctcccagctcggggacgggagtgggggctggtggtttggggggagggctaggagccaggactcctgggttctctcccagttcagggaaggggggaagaagagggagcCCCTTTGCCCCTCTTACCTGTCTCACGGCTGCTCCTGTCTCCTTCTCACCCTGagccgcagccctcacccccaaagGCAGCTTGTCAGCCCCCAGTCCAGAGTGCCCCGGGGGTCCTGCCACCTCTGGCCCCGCCTGGGGCTCCCCAATATCCAGCTGGGGGAGCTCTTCCTCgtagtcctcctcctcctcctcttcctcctggagGCTTCCAGAGCTGCCGCTGCGGGGGGTGCCCATGAGGGGGcgccctgcctccccctcctcctcatccctctcCCACAGTCCCTCGGGTGGGAACCCTGGTGTCCGGGCAGGGAACCTCCGGCACCCCCACTCATCCTCAGGGTCTGATGCATCTGCAGGGGGCACTCGAGGGGGTCCCCCGTTCTCCAGAGGGTGCCAAGTCCGGCGGGAGTCCCCCCTCCAGTGCTGCAGCGGAGTGGGAGGGTAGCTGGGGTCTGGGGTCACGTCAGATGGGGTGACCCCATTTTCGTAGACCCCCGGGCTGTCATATTCTAACAGGTCCGTGTCGGTGCCTTCGGAGTCCAGGCGGGGCCGTGGCTCTGGGTTTTTGGGGGCAGAGAGAAAAGGGGGGTGATAGCATCCCACAGGGTTCAATGCCCCCCACAAATTCAGCCCCCCCACACTGTCAGGAGAATCCAggtttgggggtgcagggagaaAAGGGATGGGGGGGTCAGGAATTGGGAGGCAGAGACAAAATGGGTGCTGTGGGGTGAGAAAAGGGATTCAAAATCACCCCCATACAAGCGTGGGGAGCGGTGGATGCCCCTTCCTCAATCCAGCACCCCAGTACAGAGGGAGAGCTGGGCCAGAGGGCTCCCCGACAGAGCCACGATTAGGTGCTCCttcttccctgccccaccccccaaactcacCAGGGTCGTCCAGGATGGGCTGAAGATCCTGGGCCAGGATCTTGGCCACTCGAGCCGCCTCCACGGCCTTCTCGGCGGAGGCCAGCGCGGCTGTGGCCTTCAGCCGGGCATCGGCCGccctggggagagggcagggtgggtctctgtggggtggggcctcCCTGGGGTCAGCGCGGGCCCCTCCGCCACCCAAGCCTGCCCACCTATCCTGCACCCACCCTCAGTGCAACCAACCAAGCCCCCAGCCTACCCTCAGCACCTACCACCCATCCCCACCCGTCctaccccacagcccccatcccctgccgtcgccccacccagcccccaccctgagccctggcacctgtTCCCACCCATAGGTACTGATCACACACCCCGGCCCCAAGGAATCACCCCCCACtcatcccaccccacagcccccatcccctgccgtcaccccacccagccctcaccctgagccccggcacctgtTCCCACCCATAGGTACTGATCACACATCCCAGCCCCCAGGAATcaccccccactcacccccacccgtcctgccccacagcccccatcccttGCCgtcaccccacccagcccccaccctgagccccggcacctgtTCCCACCCATAGGTACTGATCACACACCCCGGCCCCCAGGAATCACCCCTCACtcatcccaccccacagcccccatcccctgccgtcaccccacccagcccccaccctgagccccggcacctgtTCCCACCCATAGGTACTGATCACACACCCCGGCCCCAAGGAatcaccccccacccacccccacctgtcctgccccacagcccccatcccctgccgtcaccccacccagcccccaccttgagccccggcacctgtTCCCACCCATAGGTACTGATCACACACCCCGGCCCCCAGGAATCACCCCCCACtcatcccaccccacagcccccatcccctgctgtcaccccacccagcccccaccctgagccccagcacctgttCCCACCCATAGGTACTGATCACACACCCCGGCCCCCAGGAatcaccccccacccacccccacccgtcctaccccacagcccccatcccctgctgtcaccccaccctgcccccaccctgagccccggcacctgtTCCCACCCATAGGTACTGATCACACACCCCGGCCCCCAGGaatcaccccacacacacccccacccgtCCTACCCCACAGCACCCATCCCCTGCCGtcgccccacccagcccccaccctgagccccggcacctgtTCCCACCCATAGGTACTGATCACACACCCCGGCCCCCAGGAATCTCCCCCCACtcatcccaccccacagcccccatcccctgctgtcaccccacccagcccccaccctgagccccagcacctgttCCCACCCATAGGTACTGATCACACACCCCGGCCCCCAGGAatcaccccccacccaccccccacccgtcctaccccacagcccccatcccctgctgtcaccccaccctgcccccaccctgagccccggcacctgtTCCCACCCATAGGTACTGATCACACACCCCGGCCCCCAGGAATCTCCCCCCACtcatcccaccccacagcccccatcccctgccgtcgccccacccagcccccaccctgagccccggcacctgtTCCCACCCATAGGTACTGATCACACACCCCGGCCCCCAGGAAtcaccccccacccatccctgtccagcGCCCATCCCCCACTtcacccaacccccaaccccctcccccaaatcctagccccctcccccctccatgccaggggcagtgcccttcccccaccagcagcctctccccccacctcatgCCCAGTGGATGCTGCTGCTCCGCTGTTTCCACAGCAACTGCCAGCCAATTGCTGTTGCCATCACCCAGTTGCCTAGGAGACCAGGCAGCCTCTGCTAGGCCCTTGCACACACTCCGTGGAACCcgtcttccccacccccagcccccaaccaTGCCCTGGCTGGGGACGGCGAcatggtggggcgggggggcggggaatggtgGGGGACAGAAAGAACGAACGAGACACGAACCAAGACACAAACCGAGACACGAACCGAGATACGAACCGAGACACGAAACGAGACACAAACCGAGACATGAAACGAGACACGAAACGAGACACAAACCGAGACACGAACCGAGATACGAAACGAGACACGAACCGAGACACGAACCGAGATACGAAACGAGACACGAAACGAGACACGAACCGAGACACGAACCGAGATACGAAACGAGACACGAAACGAGACACGAACCGAGACACGAACCGAGATACGAAACGAGACACGAACCGAGACACGAACCGAGACACGAACCGAGATACGAAACGAGACACGAACCGAGACACGAAACGAGACACGAACCGAGACACGAACCGAGATACGAAACGAGACACGAACCGAGATACGAAACGAGACACGAAACGAGACACGAACCGAGACACGAAACGAGACACAAACCGAGACACGAAACGAGACACAAACCGAGACACAAACCGAGACACGAAACGAGACACAAACCGAGACACGAAACGAGACACGAACCGAGACATGAAACGAGACACAAACCGAGACACAAACCGAGACATGAAACGAGACACAAACCGAGACACGAACCGAGACACGAACCGAGACATGAAACGAGACACAAACTGAGACACGAAACGAGACACAAACCGAGACACGAACCAAGACAGCCAGCAAAAGAAATAATTAACGAAAAGCAGCAAGAGAAGGAGCTGCcagaggaaaggagagaaaagcaaactccagccagacagagaggagCCATCATCGCTGTTTGTGGCCGAGCCAACGTCTCAATTCCAGGGCTGGGCAAGGACACACGTTCTGGCAGCCAAGTCCATCCACCCACCTGCTTTTCCTATGCCAGCTAGAAACCCAGTGGTCCCCAAGAAAGGACCTCAGTATGGTCAAGTTTGGGCGGTAGGGccttcccctccaccaccccagGCTCAGCAAGGCCTCCACACCATTCACCCAGCCTCTCCTCCGTCCAGGCCAACTGGACAACTTTCAAGATGACCGCCCCAACTGGGGTAACTTGAACCAACGTTCAAATGGCCGTCCCAGCTGGGGTCATTAGAACCAACTTTCAAATGGCCGTCCCAACTGGGGTCATTAGAACCAACTTTCAAGGTGGCTACTATTGACTCACCCTAATGCAGGGTGAACTCCCGTTTCCTAGTAGGGGTGGGACTTCTTCTGCAGCCCCTCAGCTGGCCACTGGAACCTCCCAGTTCATTTGCCTACTGGGACTCCATCGTTAATTAGTTCCCATCCAGCTCCTGTTGCGCCCATGCATGCCCACAGGGAGGGTGGTTGACAAAATAATGTGCCTCTGGGAGAATGGACAAGTTGGTGTTCCATGGTCATTTCAACCAGCTTTCAAGATGGCTGCTTAGTTGGGGAGGTCACTTGAGTCAACTTTAAAATGGCTGCCCAGCTGAGGGTGGTCTGAACCTGATTTCAAGATGGCTACCCCAGTTGAGGGTCACTTGATCCAACTTTAAAGATGGCTACCCAGTTGGGTTGGCTTGGGGGTGTCACTTAACCCAGGTTTCAAGATGTCTACCCACTCGAGGGGTCACTTGAGCCAACTTTCAAGATGGCTGCCAGTGACTCCCTCATGACCTCTCCCCATTGTGCTCTGAGGTCCCCCTTCCCAGGCAGGAAGTGAAGGTTCAGGAAGGAGGGAAAATGGCACCTGGGGAAGGGGTTGTAGGACAAAAGGCCCCTCCATGCGGATGGAGGAGTTAGGGCTTTGAGCCCACTGAGGCCTACAAGGCCTGTCTGAAgcctgggccatgcctagatctGTGGCCAGGAGAAAAGGTAGTGTTCTAGGGTGTTTCTCAGAGGTGACTCCCAGGACCCAGAGGGGGCTCCCTGCCCAAGCCCCTGAAGCCCAACTCAAACCCCAGTCCCACTGCAGGCCCCAGAGAGTGTAACAGGGTGTGTTATTTAGACACACATCCACTGCCCCCCAACCacacaaaatacacacacacacacacccacacagccATTCCTCTAcatctccccttccctctgcacCCACTCCCCTCCTACATCCCCAGTCCCGTCCCCCTTTCCCCCTAAAACCCACCCCATGCTCTGCCTCCACATCCCCCGCTCCTCCATGCACCCCATTCTCCTCAGCCCCGTATGTCCCCACCCCACATTCCCCTCCACAGTCCCTCTCGCCCCACACTCCCcgcactccccaccccaccccacagcccgccAGCGGCCCCCGTCTGCCAGCTGACCTGGTGGCCGCCATCTCCTGCTTCTGCCTGGCCAGGCTGACGGCCCTGCGGGCCATCTCCACCGCCCGGTCCACCTTCTCCTTCACCTTGCTGCGCCGGAGCGGGATGAGGTTCTTGACCTTGCCGCTCACCAGCCGGTTGAGCTTGTACTTGCCCTCTTCCTTGGTGCCGTCAGGGTAGGTGCTGCGCCCGTAGCCGTGCCGCCGGTTCCCCAGCCACTCGCCTTCGTAGCGCAGCCCGTTGGAGCGCCGGCTGACCCCGTAGCCGCTGCGCCGGTCGGCACGCCACTCCCCGGCGTACACCTCGGTGGAGGAGCCCTCGATGGCCAACCGCGACGGCATCTCGGGGGGCTCGGTCTCGGCGTAGCTCAGGGTGGTGGCTTCGCTCCCGGTCGAGCTCACGCCGGCTTCACTCTTCAGCGAGCCCCGCTTGCTGCCCAGGGAGGCTTTGGACTCGGCCCGGCGCACCCGCAGGCCGCTCAGCAGCAGGGAGCGCCGGAAGAAGAAGCCTCCCGTCTTCTTCTTGGCCCCCTTGGGGAAGTCCGGGTCACCGGGGAAGGCCAGCACGAAGCCACCCCGGGAGCCCGAGGCCGGGCTGTCCCCCCGGAGTAGCGGAggcggcaggggagggggagggagtggagcagggggcaCGCCGGGGTCGGGGTCGCTGCGGAGTGATTCCAGCGAGGTGCGGCGCAGGGAGCACACCAAGGCAGCCTGGCGGTAGGGGACGCTCTGGCGAACACCATAACCGTGCCGCTTCCCGGATTGCCACTGACCCTGGTAGGTGCCTGCAAAGGAGGGCATGGGGGTTAGAGGGTGGGGGATGGAAAATGAGCAGACAAAGGGAGGAAGTGAATGTGGAAGTAGTGGGAGGAAGGGTGGAACTGCAGGGATAGAGGGGTGGGTGATGGacctgggtggatggatggagggagagcGGGAGGGAAGGTGGAACAGCAGAGTTAGAGGGATGGGTTATGGACCTgggtggatggatgaatggagggAGGCTGGAACCACAGGGATAGAGGGGTGGGTGgcaggtggatggatggagggaggctgGAACCACAGGGATAGAGGGGTGGGTGATGGacctgggtggatggatggagggagagcGGGAGGGAAGGTGGAACAGCAGAGTTAGAGGGATGGGTTATGGACCTgggtggatggatgaatggagggagggtggAACCACAGGGATAGAGGGGTGGGTGGcaggtggatggatggagagagggtAGAACCACAGGGATAGAGGGGTGGGTGATGGACctgggtggatggagggatggtggaACCGCAGAGATAGAGGGGTGGGTGATGGACCtgggtggatggagggagggaaggagagaaggtgGAACAGCAGGGATAGAGGGGTGGCTGGCTGGCGGATGAATGGAAGGAGGAATGCGGATGCAGCGATGGCCTGCAGACCAGGGCAGGAGAGTGGATGGCACATGGGCCTGTGTACAGACGTGGTTGGATGGAGGGAGCGTGAGGCTGGGTAGGTGGAGGGCCCGCGCAACTGGTCAGACAGACAgatccccccttcccctctctcccgcccccaccccagagctggcaccCGGCCGCCCTCACCTCCGTCGGCGTAGGTTTCCGTGCCGTAGCCGTCCTGCAGCCCGTCCCTCCACATGCCCTCGTAGGTGACTCCGGAGTGGCTCTCCCAGACGCCGGCCCGGCCCTTCAGCCCGTGGCTCCACTCCCCCTTGTAACACCACTTGCTCTTGCGCTCCACGCCCAGCCCTTCCCGCTTGCCCTGGCTCCAATGGCCCTGGTAGGTGTTGCCGCTGGGCCAGGTGTAGACGCCCAGAGACTCGAACCCGCGCCGCCACTGCCCACTGTACTCGCCCTGGGCCCCAGGACCAGTGCAGACCCCGTACCCGTGCGCCCGGCCCTCCTGCCAGTCACCCACGTAGCAGCCGCCATCGTCAAAGTCGAACCTGCCCCCGTGGGACATGCATGTAATGAGGCCCCACCTCTCCCGGCGCCGGCTACCCACAGGACCCTGCGCTCATTGCCGGGGCAGGCCCCACCGCGCGGGGCTGGAGATAGGTGGCAGGGTCAGGGTGCCATCTGGAGCAGCAACTGCCACTCCTCCAACAGGTGGACAATGGGACTAACAGTCGTATGTCAGTCCTGGAGTTCTTCCCCTACAGCTGGAGTGAGGTCCCAGACTTCGCCACCTACAGGCAGGGCAACAGTCGCACACCACTCCTGGAGTCCTGGCCCTTACAGTCGTAGGGAGATCCCCGGCTTCTCTGTCTACGGTCAAGTGTAGCTACAGGTGTACGAAGAACCAGTTCTCCTCCTACAGGTGGCCAGTGGAGCTACAGCAGTGTGCCACTCCTGGAGTTCTCCACCTACAGGCacatggtggtgggggagaggggagtgtttACAGTCAGACCAACCTCTGAGTTCTCTGGCTACAGATGTGTACTTCAGCTCCAGTCATACACAAATCCCAGACATCTCCACCTATAACCATTCAATGGAGATACAGTTATACAGACATCCTGGAGTTGTCCCCTACAGGCGCACGGCAGTGGTACAAAAGTCCAGACTTCTCCACCTACAGGTGTAAAGTGGCGGTCAGTCATACAGCAGTGCCAGACGTCTTTGGCTACAGGCGTATGGTTGCTTCTACACCTACAGGAATCCAGCTATGGCTGTATGATGCCCTACAGTAAAACTACAGCCTGTAATTCTGTAGCTACTGGGGTATGGAGGCTGTCTGATTACACCCGTGTGTGGCTCCTGGAGTTCCCTGGTCACAGATGTAGTATAGTCCTGGACTCCATGTGTTACAGGCAGACAGTGGCCTCCAAATCTGCAGTGACTTGGTTCTGGCTCTGCACTGCCATGCTGTGACCTGGGAGTCTCTGTATTTTACAGGCAGATGGGGGCTGGGAGTTCTTTGGCTACAAGTGTGCAAAAGTCCTTGATTTCTCCAGCTACAGGCATACAGTAAGTCCAGGGGTCTTTTGTGACAGGTGAGTCCTGTGTTCTGTAACTACAGGTGTAGAGTGGTCCTGGAGTTCTTGGCTACAGGTGTACAGCCATCCCAGGGTTCTCTGGCTACAGGTGTACAGAAGTCTTGGAGTTCTCCAGCTACAGGCATACAGCGGTCCTGGAGTTCTCCAGCTACAGTCATGCAATGGTTCCGGAGTTCTCCAGCTACAAGTGTACGGCGGTCCTGGAGTTCTCTGGTGACAGGTATATAGCAGGGACTGTATTTCTCCAGCTACAGTCAGAGAGTGGTCGGTTCTCTGGCTACAGGCAGATAGAGCCCTCTAGACTTATAGCCACCTGTGCTGCCAGGCTTGGAATTCTTGGTGTTCTACAGCCCAGGAGTTCCCCAGCTACAGGTATAGTGTCCAACAAGCGTAGAGCAGGCCTTGGGAATCTCTCGCTGCAGGTGTCAGGATGTGCTCCCGGTCCCCTGACTCAGAGAGGCTCCAGGTGTTCCCAGGAAGCAAACGAGCTGCTGGGGGTGTGGAGAGGAGCCGGGGGGCCAGGGAGGGCTCCCAACAGTGGCCTCATGATGTGGGGTACCTACAAtgaaagagagtgagagagtggCTGGCTGAGAGAGGGAGAAACAACCAGACCCCTAACTTAGAGAAACAGCCTGAAAAATACCAACACACACTCAGACAAGGGGCAGtcccatcccctccagcagggggcagcagggacatgatagatagatagatagatagatagatagatagatagatagatagatagatagatagatagatagatagatagatggggtggatggggatagatagatggatgggatagatagatagatagatagatagatggatggatgatgggtggatggggatagatagatggatggatggatgatgggtggatggggatagatagatggatggatggatgatgggtggatggggatagatagatggatggatggatgataggtggatgaggataga
Above is a genomic segment from Gopherus flavomarginatus isolate rGopFla2 chromosome 11, rGopFla2.mat.asm, whole genome shotgun sequence containing:
- the JPH4 gene encoding junctophilin-4 gives rise to the protein MSHGGRFDFDDGGCYVGDWQEGRAHGYGVCTGPGAQGEYSGQWRRGFESLGVYTWPSGNTYQGHWSQGKREGLGVERKSKWCYKGEWSHGLKGRAGVWESHSGVTYEGMWRDGLQDGYGTETYADGGTYQGQWQSGKRHGYGVRQSVPYRQAALVCSLRRTSLESLRSDPDPGVPPAPLPPPPLPPPLLRGDSPASGSRGGFVLAFPGDPDFPKGAKKKTGGFFFRRSLLLSGLRVRRAESKASLGSKRGSLKSEAGVSSTGSEATTLSYAETEPPEMPSRLAIEGSSTEVYAGEWRADRRSGYGVSRRSNGLRYEGEWLGNRRHGYGRSTYPDGTKEEGKYKLNRLVSGKVKNLIPLRRSKVKEKVDRAVEMARRAVSLARQKQEMAATRAADARLKATAALASAEKAVEAARVAKILAQDLQPILDDPEPRPRLDSEGTDTDLLEYDSPGVYENGVTPSDVTPDPSYPPTPLQHWRGDSRRTWHPLENGGPPRVPPADASDPEDEWGCRRFPARTPGFPPEGLWERDEEEGEAGRPLMGTPRSGSSGSLQEEEEEEEDYEEELPQLDIGEPQAGPEVAGPPGHSGLGADKLPLGVRAAAQGEKETGAAVRQGAHPLVVLAVLLIDICLAHLFSLLLT